A window of Symphalangus syndactylus isolate Jambi chromosome X, NHGRI_mSymSyn1-v2.1_pri, whole genome shotgun sequence genomic DNA:
CAAGACTCAAATGAAATACACTGCCTCTTTATCACTAAAACCCTCCAGTTGGCCAATTTTAAATGAGGTGACGGGACATTAACTCAGAACCCTCTGCCCACTATCTTCCCCTGCACTGACCCCTAGCCAGACTTGTGGGGATGGAAAGCAAAATGATGAGTGTCCAGACATCTTCTCTTCTCCGGAGTGTTCCACCAACCAAACTGCACCAATAACCCTAAGCTATTAATGGGAAAAATCCCAAAGAGACATATGCACAAGTCTAAtcagcttttattctttttagagtcagggtcttgctctgttgcccaggctggagtgcagtggcacaatcatggctcactgcagcctccaactcccaggctcaagagatccacctgccttagcctcccgagtagctgggactacagatatgagccactatTCGTGGCTAAgttctttcattctctttctttctttttttttttttgagagatgaggtctcgctacattgcccaggctgatatcgaactcctggtctcaagtcatcttccttcctcagtctcccaagttgctaggattacaggcatgagccaccgtgactggctctACTCAGCTTTCTATAGGCAAAAGTTCATCTAAGTGCAGTTTCTTTGGTGGAACACTCCAAAGAAGAGAACTTTCTTAAGCCAGAGGGAATATGAAGATCTTTGCTTCTCTAGCTGCCCTTTCATTATCCATTAACATATACGATTCATCAAAACATGGGTCTATCTCCGCATAGGAGAAATCATTGGCATTTACATACACGTCACCACTAGGGTTGGTTACGTTTCCTTTGACCCAGTAGTCCCTCATAATCAAGTTGATTTCCCTCCTAAGAGATTAATTCTTTAAACTTCTGCTCTGGTCTTTTTCTGCCCCCTTAGGTCATGGATTATATGGGACTTTTGAAATGTTATCCTCCTGGAGGAAAACTAGAGAAGACCAACATGTTAAAGAGAGAACTGCAGCAGTCTATGCAGACTCCATGCTCTCCTTTTCTCTCACCACTGCCATGTACCTGGTCACCTTTGGCATAGGGGCCAGCCCTTTCACGAACATTGAGGCAGCCAGGATTTTCTGCTGCAATTCCTGTATTGCAATCTTCTTCAACTACCTCTATGTACTCTCGTTTTATGGTTCCAGCCTAGTGTTCACTGGCTACATAGAAAACAATTACCAGCATAGTATCTTCTGTAGAAAAGTCCCAAAGCCTGAGGCATTGCAGGAGAAGCCGGCATGGTACAGGTTTCTCCTGACGGCCAGATTCAGTGAGGACACAACTGAAGGAGAGGAAGCGAACACTTACGAGAGTCACCTATTGGTATGTTTCCTCAAACGCTATTACTGTGACTGGATAACCAACACCTATGTCAAGCCTTTTGTAGTTCTCTTTTACcttatttatatttcctttgcCTTAATGGGCTATCTGCAGGTCAGTGAAGGGTCAGACCTTAGTAACATTGTAGCAACCGCAACACAAACCATTGACTACACTACTGCCCAGCAAAAGTACTTTAGCAACTACAGTCCTGTGATTGGGTTTTACATATATGAGTCTATAGAATACTGGAACACTAGTGTCCAAGAAGATGTTCTAGAATACACCAAGGGGTTTGTGCGGATATCCTGGTTTGAGAGCTATTTAAATTACCTTCGGAAACTCAATGTATCCACTGGCTTGCctaagaaaaatttcacagacatGTTGAGGAATTCCTTTCTGAAAGCCCCtcaattttcacattttcaagaGGACATCatcttctctaaaaaatacaatgatGAGGTCGATGTAGTGGCCTCCAGAATGTTTTTGGTGGCCAAGACCATGGAAACAAACAGAGAAGAACTCTATGATCTCTTGGAAACCCTGAGGAGACTTTCTGTCACCTCCAAGGTGAAGTTCATCGTCTTCAATCCGTCCTTTGTGTACATGGATCGATATGCCTCCTCTCTGGGAGCCCCCCTGCACAACTCCTGCATCAGTGCTTTGTTCCTGCTCTTCTTCTCGGCATTCCTGGTGGCAGATTCACTGATTAACGTCTGGATCACTCTAACAGTTGTGTCCGTGGAGTTTGGAGTGATAGGTTTCATGACATTATGGAAAGTAGAACTGGACTGCATTTCTGTGCTATGCTTAATTTATGGAATTAATTACACAATTGACAATTGTGCTCCAATGTTATCCACATTTGTTCTGGGCAAGGATTTCACAAGAACTAAATGGGTAAAAAATGCCCTGGAAGTGCATGGGGTAGCTATTTTACAGAGTTACCTCTGCTATATTGTTGGTCTGATTCCTCTTGCAGCTGTGCCTTCAAATCTGACCTGTACACTGTTCAGGTGCTTGTTTTTAATAGCATTTGTCACCTTCTTTCACTGCTTTGCCATTTTACCTGTGATACTGACTTTCCTGCCACCctctaagaaaaaaaggaaagagaagaaaaatcctGAGAACCGGGAGGAAATTGAGTGTGTAGAAATGGTAGATATCGATAGTACCCGTGTGGTTGACCAAATTACAACAGTGTGATAATGTCTCCTTGGCATATTTTCACCTTAGGTCTTATCAAGACCAAAGAGATTATGTTAATGAAACAATTAAATTCAAAGTTGTTcccttttttaaagacaggaaacaggcattgccaaaaaaaaaaaaaaaggaaaggacaaTGGGGAGAAATGGGCATGGCATATTTTCAGTCTTTAAAACAACAGAGGTGTTATGAGAATTCACAcaaacatagacacacacacacacacacacaccctaggaGACCTAAAGTCTCTTAAACTAAGATCAAATAGAAGAAAGCTTATTAACAAGCAGGATCCTGCCTTTTCCAAACTGCAGATGTTGCTGGCATTGTGACAAAACCCACTGATTGAAAGGTCAACTGCCAAGGCAGAAACAGCTTTAAGCATTGTTCAAACAATAAGGCTTCCAGAACTTCTGTAGAGCAGTAGCTCCAGTCATGGTCTGCGGTTTGAGGTTTTAGCTGTCTCACCTAGCTCCCTAACACTGAAGGAGATGCTTGTGAAAGTTCTGACCAGCAAAAGCAAGCCAGAGCCTTGGAAACTGATATGTGGCAGAGTGGCCATCACTCATGGACTAAAATTGATTCACCCCTAAATTCACCCAGGTGAAGCAGTTTTGTTGTCTACAATGAAATGATCATATTCCGCCACTGGTATGCTTTTAACATTTGTATAGTTTGGTTTGCTTAAAACACCTTAAAACCAATGACAGCTCCAGCACTGCAGAATTGGTGTGAttctattttggaatagtttgtcACTTGTCACCAAATGGGTCTGCTTTATTAGTTATAGCTCTTGGCAGGAGGATCCAGGGACACAAAACCACAGGGCCAAACCCAAATACCTGACATGATGGAGGAAAAGCAGGTGTCTACTTGGACCCAGATATAGTGTCTccattttaacaacaacaaaaaaatagccagctgGTACAGCTGTTTGTGATTGGCCCTACATGCATTTTTTGCATGGATACCCAGAAACATCTGCCCACACACAACTGAGAGAAAACAATGAACACTGAAATAGTTATTTGCTGTTGCTTCCAACTTGTAGTGCCAGTCTGCCTTTGCTGTGAAACACACCTGCTCAGAGACAGAGAGGGGAAGAAGATCTTTGGTAAGTCTAAGTCCTGACACCGAGAAGCTTTGTAGAAAGTGCAGGGAGATAAAAGGCCAAAAGGGAGATAGATGGAAAAGGCTGGAAAAAGTATTCACTAATACAAATCTATCAATGATGGCAGTCCAATTCTCTTGCTAAACTGGCTGCACCTCACCTTGCTGGTCCCCCCACACCTTTATTGATGTCCTTCTACATCATCATAGCAAGGGCCTTCTGTACATCAACAAGCCTAGATATTTATACTCTTGACTTCCAGTATCTACAGAAGAATGGTTCATAGATCTAAACAGAAATGGTTTAGATCTAAAAAGGCTGTATACGTTGCCCAGGCCCCTgcatttctttacatttataaaaatgaagctAAAACCTGGTTACATTTGAAGCAAATATCTACAGTATTTTTCCCTTTTAGAGATGTAGCTTATTTAGACATCTGTAGTGGTAAGCATTTCCCAAAAGCATCTTACCTTTCTGAACCTTAGCAGACATACTGTGCAACTTACCTATCTtctgcagaggaggaaactgagacctagGAGAATAAAGTGACTCACTCAGGTCACACCACTAAAGGATTTTCATCATTTCAGCATACCTAAGACAGGGCAGGCCAATTTTCAGTATTCTCATAAGATGGCTATTACTCCTCTCAAAATGCATTTCCAAAGAAAGAACACAGGACTTTATTGGCCACAGGGCAGACTTTTTTTAGTGTCTGAGATTAAAATGTTTGAGGTTTAGGTTTGCCATTGTCTTTCCAAAAGTCTGAATAATTCAGATGTAACCACAACAAGTGCAAACCTGTGCTTTCTATTTCACGTACTGTTGTCCATACTGTTCTAAATACATGTGCAGGGGATTGTAGCTAAAGCATTACACAGTTGTTCAGTCTCCTCTGCAGACACACTAAGTGATAATACCAACGTGTTATACACTCAACTAGAAGATAATAAGCTTTAATCTGAGGACAAGTACAGTCCTCACAAAAGGGCAAGTTTGCATAATAGATCTTCGATCAATTCTGTCTCCAAGGGGCCTGCAAATAGGctattatttataaaacacaaCTGAAGAGGGGATTGGTTTTCTTCTTAAATCATGTGTTGCTAAATCATTTTCTGAACAGTGTGTTCTAAATCAGTCATTGATTTAGTGTCAGCCACGTGGAGCACCTCGGCTTAAAGCGACTCCACAAAACCtgacacaacacacacaccaatTAAATagattttgttgagaatttaatCATTCAATTTGGTCAACCTGAATGACTTCCTGTGGAACTTTGTTTTATGACAAATAGTAGTTTTCCAACTTGACTGAGTCTCTGTATACCCTgggatattgtattttttaatgaaggGCATTTTCAAACTTGTCAACTTCTCTTTTCAGCACTTGAAATGAAGGCTTATGGAATTCTGACTGTGAAATGAATTTTTCTATTGGGAGATTATGCATGCcaagatttattatttattgttagataattattatttatttgttaatactGATTATTGATTATTGCTCTGCTGCATTGGTTTAGCCCCACTACGGAGAAGACACTTTAGAAGTAACTCAGAATCACATCCCCATAAAATCTAAGTCTTTACTTCATCAAGTTTTACTTTTTGAATTgccataaaaagggaaaaattgatCCCTGCAAACACTTGAAGaagctgtgtttttttctttcaattaattCCAACCAAGACATTAACGTCCACTTTACCAAAGAAACTTACTTGGTTGGTTTTTAGTtggtgtttgttgtttgtttaccAAAGAAAATATTCTATTCGTCAAAAATATTTCTCCTGGTCAACTAAAAAACTGTGATACTGGGACTTTTTTGGCCATTcataaggaaaatttttaaaagtcagggtAAGGGTGATATTCTCTCATTTAGTGAAACTCAGAAGAAGATGTAAATTCACAAGGAATGTGgtgtttgcaagaaaaaaaaatgatacttgAAATAGGGCATTATTGTTTAGCCTACAGCAACATTCCAACAAGCAGCATCAGGGCTCCTCAGGTTAAAAGAAGTACAGTTTGTTCCAGAGAAAAACGAAGACAAACCCTCATGAAATGTTTCTCCATTGTTCCAGCTCATAAGTTTTACTTTGCTTTGGGTTTTGGAGTTTTTAGTTTCTTTgatgtttgtttgctttaatttGGTTTGTGGTTTGTGTTTGCTTGTGTTTGCTTCTGCCTTTCCTACCTTCTGCCTTTTACTCCCTCAGTTTTCAGTCAGAAGTGTGATAATCAGATGCCATCCTCCATGGCCATGCTTATGTATGCAATATACTCCTCCAAATGAGGCCCTTGGTAACCCTTATGACCCTTTAATTCTAACTAACCACCACCCAATCGTAAGTGGCATTATGGGACCATGACACCACTTTTCTCCAGTGTCAATGACAGAGCTCAGCCGTGTCCATCACAAGAAAAGGTGGAACGGGCAGCTGTCTTGGGGGTGTGGCATGAGGCAGAACCGCTTGGACACAAATGTTGTCTTCCTCATAAtggctttattcttttggatCCTATTAAAGTACCCCTGTAGCTTATAGTAGTGTTTGACCTCTGtgactctgttttctcatctgtaaaatggggataatatcagtaaatatctttaaattcagcaaatacttattgagtgccaAATATTGCCCAGATACTGTTTGAGAGACTGGGGACACAACAGCCaacaaatcagatttttaaaaatctgctcctGTAGAGCCTACCTTTGAGTGGCATTGCAGGTATAATGTGGGGATTGAATGAGATGAGAGATGACATTTGGAAAGCACTCTTGGAAAGGCCTGGCAAAGGAAAGAGACCCAAGACATTATTTGTAATTCATCAATCTTGCACAGTAGCACTAGGGCTCGGGATGTAAAGCTACTGAGAAGTAGATTTGAGCCTGAAATTAGGGCTACAAATACAATGAGTTGCCACAGAAGGTAGTTAATTACCAGTCATTTTAGGACATTCAAAATGAAGCTGATCACCACATAGTGGGGCCATTGTAAAGGGGCTGCAAGTCCTGGATGTTGGCATGATACTATGATCTTTGAAAAAAACGGATACAGGCACTTGCtttgggggatggggaagggacaCCACTGATTACTGAATAACTGTGGCTGGCTTGTCTGAGGGAATGTAAACATTCCCTTTAGGTAATTTGCTTTTGTGTAAAAAGCACCAGGTGTTTAGAGACATAAagttcctattttttaaaagcatagtaAAGCtgcaatacaaagaaaaatattaagttagTGGATTCGCTGGCAAAGAACTAAGAATGGCTGCAGCCAACACATTGCAGAGTTCCTCCCTGTGGTGGTTACAACTGTTATTTCTGTTTCATGCCAGTCCAGgagaaagcaaagaggaaagTGGATGAGCTATAATCCGTTCACCTGAA
This region includes:
- the PTCHD1 gene encoding patched domain-containing protein 1, with protein sequence MLRQVLHRGLRTCFSRLGHFIASHPVFFASAPVLISILLGASFSRYQVEESVEHLLAPQHSLAKIERNLVNSLFPVNRSKHRLYSDLQTPGRYGRVIVTSFQKANMLDQHHTDLILKLHAAVTKIQVPRPGFNYTFAHICILNNDKTCIVDDIVHVLEELKNARATNRTNFAITYPITHLKDGRAVYNGHQLGGVTVHSKDRVKSAEAIQLTYYLQSINSLNDMVAERWESSFCDTVRLFQKSNSKVKMYPYTSSSLREDFQKTSRVSERYLVTSLILVVTMAILCCSMQDCVRSKPWLGLLGLVTISLATLTAAGIINLTGGKYNSTFLGVPFVMLGHGLYGTFEMLSSWRKTREDQHVKERTAAVYADSMLSFSLTTAMYLVTFGIGASPFTNIEAARIFCCNSCIAIFFNYLYVLSFYGSSLVFTGYIENNYQHSIFCRKVPKPEALQEKPAWYRFLLTARFSEDTTEGEEANTYESHLLVCFLKRYYCDWITNTYVKPFVVLFYLIYISFALMGYLQVSEGSDLSNIVATATQTIDYTTAQQKYFSNYSPVIGFYIYESIEYWNTSVQEDVLEYTKGFVRISWFESYLNYLRKLNVSTGLPKKNFTDMLRNSFLKAPQFSHFQEDIIFSKKYNDEVDVVASRMFLVAKTMETNREELYDLLETLRRLSVTSKVKFIVFNPSFVYMDRYASSLGAPLHNSCISALFLLFFSAFLVADSLINVWITLTVVSVEFGVIGFMTLWKVELDCISVLCLIYGINYTIDNCAPMLSTFVLGKDFTRTKWVKNALEVHGVAILQSYLCYIVGLIPLAAVPSNLTCTLFRCLFLIAFVTFFHCFAILPVILTFLPPSKKKRKEKKNPENREEIECVEMVDIDSTRVVDQITTV